From a single Desulfobulbaceae bacterium DB1 genomic region:
- a CDS encoding PBS lyase: protein MAKNPNIKVRPWCPFCGQEVNPPTEPLKRKIDEFKVGNCQCGAVYTSDPTGFNVGAAMVECMIYACDENPDLAWELVADDDFLTGRIDNYDEVTHQVYEFKNVDGRRVAGVLYFIRLTRDLADLSKRLKHHKEKTDEVTSKPMAKLVVPPLEPERDPKRKKKRADKSKIKELVFSGNIDALVDFCFDDMKTLRFMLRLLYDPDEGKRWYCAQVIGQVCARLSTRKPGVVSDMLHRLYESCTDSASTHWGLLEAIGSIIAARPDIFGGFARHLLMYRGVPTSRALVLWAMGTIAETSPEVVRNTPIYSVFSSVNDPDPLIRGQAIRLFGRINAVELKSKIEEQVNDSAPLTVYEKGLPEHTTVGRLAHEALALMTE from the coding sequence ATGGCGAAAAATCCCAACATCAAAGTCCGTCCCTGGTGTCCCTTCTGCGGCCAGGAAGTCAATCCGCCCACGGAACCGCTCAAACGTAAAATTGATGAGTTCAAGGTGGGCAATTGCCAGTGCGGCGCCGTCTACACCTCCGATCCCACCGGGTTTAATGTCGGCGCGGCAATGGTTGAATGCATGATCTACGCCTGCGACGAAAACCCTGATCTTGCCTGGGAACTGGTGGCGGATGATGATTTTCTTACCGGCCGTATCGACAATTACGACGAAGTGACCCATCAGGTTTACGAATTTAAAAACGTGGACGGACGCAGGGTGGCCGGCGTTCTCTACTTCATCCGTCTTACCCGCGATCTCGCCGATCTATCGAAACGGCTCAAACATCATAAGGAAAAAACGGATGAAGTCACCAGCAAACCAATGGCAAAACTGGTCGTTCCTCCCCTGGAACCTGAACGCGACCCCAAGAGGAAGAAAAAACGGGCAGACAAATCGAAAATCAAGGAACTTGTTTTCAGCGGCAATATCGACGCCTTGGTTGATTTCTGTTTCGACGATATGAAGACACTGCGCTTCATGCTGCGGCTGCTTTATGATCCGGACGAGGGAAAACGCTGGTACTGCGCCCAAGTCATCGGCCAGGTCTGCGCCCGTTTGTCCACACGAAAGCCGGGAGTGGTCAGCGACATGCTGCATCGGCTCTATGAATCCTGCACCGATTCCGCCTCCACCCACTGGGGGCTGCTTGAGGCAATCGGTTCCATTATTGCCGCACGACCTGACATTTTCGGCGGATTCGCCAGGCATCTCCTCATGTACCGTGGAGTGCCGACCAGCAGGGCGCTGGTTTTATGGGCCATGGGCACCATTGCTGAAACAAGCCCGGAGGTGGTTCGCAACACGCCGATTTACAGCGTTTTTTCATCCGTCAATGACCCTGACCCCCTGATTCGGGGCCAGGCAATCCGGCTGTTCGGAAGAATAAATGCCGTTGAGTTGAAAAGCAAAATCGAGGAACAGGTCAATGACAGTGCGCCGCTCACCGTTTATGAAAAAGGTCTGCCGGAGCATACCACTGTCGGCCGCTTGGCACATGAAGCGCTGGCCTTGATGACTGAATAG
- a CDS encoding sulfite reductase, with the protein MAMSKEELKAAMIDKATKAPKPQLYVKDFYACDPDAKPREIKNIANDLVKEGKLMFWSSGSTTMYALPSRIKNEETRDAAEDAK; encoded by the coding sequence ATGGCGATGAGCAAAGAGGAACTCAAGGCAGCAATGATCGACAAGGCAACCAAAGCTCCCAAACCGCAGCTCTATGTGAAGGACTTTTACGCCTGTGATCCCGACGCGAAACCGCGTGAAATAAAAAACATTGCCAATGATCTGGTAAAAGAAGGAAAATTGATGTTCTGGTCAAGCGGCAGCACGACCATGTACGCCCTTCCTTCCAGGATCAAGAACGAGGAAACTCGTGACGCTGCCGAGGATGCAAAATAA
- a CDS encoding sulfite reductase, dissimilatory-type beta subunit, which translates to MGYDPQNPMVDRITDIGPPHYEQFLPPVIKKNFGKWLYHEIAQPGVLMHKAESGDECWTVRVGAARLISIEHIREICEIADKHCNGCVRWTTRNNVEFMVDSKAKVQPLLDDLKSRGNKFPVGATGASVSNIVHTQGWVHCHTPATDASGVVKAVMDELFDYFTSMTLPAQVRVALACCLNMCGAVHASDIAILGIHRKPPMIDHDAISGLCELPLAIAACPLGAVKPAKETNSKGEEVKSVKVTAERCMFCGNCYTMCPAMPLADPEGDGIAILVGGKVSNSRSMPKFSKLVIPFLPNNTPRWPETVAAVKNILETYAKHARKYERLGEWAERIGWEKFFELTGIPFTIKSVDDYRLAYDTWRTSTQFKFTSHIK; encoded by the coding sequence ATGGGTTACGATCCACAAAATCCGATGGTAGACAGAATTACAGATATTGGTCCGCCACATTATGAGCAGTTTTTACCGCCGGTGATCAAAAAGAATTTCGGCAAATGGCTGTATCATGAGATCGCCCAGCCGGGCGTTCTCATGCACAAGGCCGAGAGCGGCGACGAGTGCTGGACGGTTCGCGTCGGTGCTGCCCGCTTGATCAGTATCGAGCATATTCGCGAGATTTGCGAAATAGCCGACAAGCATTGTAACGGGTGTGTCCGCTGGACCACCAGGAATAATGTCGAGTTCATGGTAGATTCCAAGGCAAAAGTGCAGCCCCTGCTGGACGATTTGAAGAGCCGCGGCAATAAATTCCCGGTGGGCGCCACCGGCGCAAGTGTGTCCAACATCGTTCACACCCAGGGCTGGGTACACTGCCATACCCCGGCAACCGATGCTTCCGGTGTCGTCAAGGCCGTTATGGATGAACTGTTCGACTACTTCACCAGCATGACCCTGCCCGCGCAGGTTCGTGTTGCGCTGGCCTGCTGTTTGAACATGTGCGGTGCCGTACACGCTTCCGATATCGCTATCCTCGGTATTCATCGGAAACCGCCGATGATCGACCATGACGCCATCTCCGGTCTCTGCGAGCTGCCCTTGGCCATCGCCGCCTGTCCTCTTGGAGCTGTCAAGCCCGCCAAAGAGACCAACAGCAAGGGCGAGGAAGTAAAATCGGTCAAGGTAACCGCTGAGCGTTGTATGTTCTGCGGTAACTGCTACACCATGTGTCCGGCCATGCCGCTTGCTGATCCGGAAGGTGACGGTATCGCCATTCTTGTCGGCGGTAAGGTTTCCAACTCCCGTTCCATGCCGAAATTCTCCAAGCTGGTTATCCCCTTCCTGCCCAACAACACTCCCCGCTGGCCGGAGACTGTTGCCGCAGTGAAGAATATTCTTGAGACCTACGCCAAGCATGCCCGTAAATACGAGCGTCTCGGCGAGTGGGCTGAGAGAATCGGCTGGGAGAAATTCTTCGAACTGACCGGAATACCGTTCACCATCAAGTCCGTTGACGATTACCGTCTGGCCTACGACACCTGGAGAACATCCACCCAGTTCAAGTTCACCAGCCATATTAAGTAA
- a CDS encoding sulfite reductase, dissimilatory-type subunit alpha has protein sequence MPKHDTPLLDELEKGPWPSFVSDLKRQAETKPECFDILGQVELSYKDRITHWKHGGIVGVFGYGGGIVGRYSDVPKQFPGVAHFHTVRIAQPSGMYYSTEKLRAICDLWQKYGSGMTNMHGSTGDMVLLGTTTPNLEPLFYELTHDLNQDLGGSGSNLRTPACCLGKSRCEWACYDTQALCHFLTNHYQDEIHRPAFPYKFKFKFSGCPNDCVAAIARSDFAVIGTWRDDIRIDQAAVKGYIKGEYPSNGGAHAGRDWGKFDIQKEVIDLCPTGCMWMEGDTLKIDNKECTRCMHCINVMPRALRPGLEQGATICIGAKAPILDGAQFATMTFPFVNIDAESEYEEVVEKIEKIWDWWMEVGKNRERVGETMQRVGLPTFLKVMEVEPIPQHVREPRSNPYIFWEESEVEGGWERDIREFRARHAQ, from the coding sequence ATGCCAAAGCATGATACGCCCTTATTGGACGAACTCGAAAAAGGACCTTGGCCGAGCTTTGTATCAGATCTCAAACGTCAGGCCGAGACCAAACCGGAGTGTTTCGACATTCTGGGTCAGGTAGAGTTGTCTTACAAAGACCGGATTACCCACTGGAAGCATGGTGGTATCGTCGGTGTATTCGGGTACGGCGGTGGTATCGTCGGCCGCTACTCCGACGTGCCGAAGCAGTTCCCCGGCGTCGCCCATTTCCACACCGTCCGTATCGCTCAGCCGTCCGGTATGTATTACAGCACGGAAAAACTGCGCGCAATCTGTGATCTGTGGCAGAAATACGGATCAGGTATGACCAACATGCACGGTTCAACCGGTGACATGGTACTTCTGGGTACCACCACCCCGAATCTGGAGCCCCTGTTCTACGAGCTGACCCATGATCTGAATCAGGATCTCGGCGGTTCCGGCTCCAACTTGCGTACTCCGGCTTGCTGTCTCGGTAAATCCCGCTGCGAGTGGGCATGCTATGATACCCAGGCCCTGTGCCACTTCCTGACCAATCATTATCAGGATGAGATTCACCGCCCGGCATTCCCGTATAAATTTAAATTCAAATTTTCCGGCTGCCCCAATGACTGCGTTGCCGCCATCGCCCGTTCCGACTTTGCCGTTATCGGCACCTGGCGTGATGACATCCGCATCGATCAGGCTGCGGTCAAAGGTTACATCAAGGGTGAATACCCCTCCAACGGCGGCGCCCATGCCGGTCGCGACTGGGGTAAGTTCGATATTCAGAAAGAGGTCATCGACCTGTGCCCCACCGGCTGTATGTGGATGGAAGGCGATACCCTGAAGATCGATAATAAAGAGTGTACCCGCTGCATGCACTGCATCAACGTCATGCCGCGCGCCCTTCGTCCCGGCCTGGAGCAGGGTGCGACCATCTGTATCGGCGCCAAGGCTCCGATTCTGGACGGCGCCCAGTTCGCCACCATGACTTTCCCCTTTGTCAACATCGATGCTGAGAGTGAATACGAAGAGGTTGTCGAGAAGATCGAGAAGATCTGGGATTGGTGGATGGAAGTCGGCAAGAACCGCGAGCGTGTCGGTGAGACCATGCAGCGCGTTGGATTGCCCACCTTCCTGAAGGTCATGGAAGTTGAGCCGATTCCGCAGCATGTGAGAGAGCCCCGCTCCAACCCCTATATCTTCTGGGAAGAAAGTGAGGTTGAAGGCGGTTGGGAGCGCGACATCCGAGAGTTCCGCGCTCGTCACGCTCAATAA
- a CDS encoding DNA-binding protein — MCGRAFKPTGTPMPKLRKIDLLRDELETLKLCDMEGMTQEEAGKRMGISRGTVQRILTTARKKTAEALVTGAALVFQGDFPEIKPFHPKAPDLDATEDS, encoded by the coding sequence ATGTGCGGCCGGGCTTTCAAACCGACCGGCACCCCCATGCCGAAATTGCGCAAGATTGATCTGCTGCGCGATGAACTGGAAACACTGAAACTCTGCGATATGGAAGGTATGACCCAGGAGGAAGCGGGAAAGCGGATGGGAATATCCAGAGGAACGGTGCAGCGTATCCTGACCACTGCCCGAAAAAAAACGGCAGAGGCCCTGGTGACCGGCGCGGCTCTTGTTTTCCAGGGTGATTTCCCTGAAATAAAGCCGTTCCACCCCAAGGCCCCGGACCTGGATGCGACAGAGGACAGCTGA
- a CDS encoding dinitrogenase iron-molybdenum cofactor biosynthesis protein — MKTLKLAVPTNSPGGIKATRSDHFGHCDLFTVIDIEEGKIAKIETLENVAHEAGGCMVPVKLLKERNVDALVVGGMGARPLIGFNEVGIDVYFAQRDDYQDVEAVIAGFLQDRFPMMQPQHTCQGGGDCHH; from the coding sequence ATGAAAACATTAAAACTTGCCGTGCCGACGAACAGTCCCGGTGGCATCAAGGCCACCCGTTCCGATCATTTCGGTCACTGTGACCTCTTCACCGTCATTGATATTGAGGAAGGAAAAATCGCCAAAATTGAGACCCTTGAGAATGTGGCCCATGAGGCGGGAGGCTGCATGGTGCCGGTCAAACTGCTCAAGGAGCGCAATGTCGACGCCCTGGTGGTGGGCGGCATGGGTGCCCGGCCCCTGATAGGTTTTAATGAGGTGGGGATTGATGTTTATTTCGCCCAGCGGGATGACTACCAGGACGTGGAAGCGGTCATTGCCGGCTTTCTGCAGGACAGATTTCCGATGATGCAGCCCCAGCACACCTGTCAGGGCGGGGGTGACTGCCATCATTGA
- a CDS encoding arsenite transporter, with product MFNFLKFLQKNLVYTIPVSMICGLVGGGYLFDAKPLKQLIIPITFVMVYPMMVTLNVKSIFQGKDTKLQLTTQLINFILVPIIVFALGKIFFAGEAEKYGLWAVGLFLIGVLPASGMTISWTGFAKGNKEAATKMLVFGLLIGAMAAPVYTKVFMGATVDVDMMFMFQEICIFVFVPLVAGILTQNYLVKKHGKKAWMEIYKPKFPPISALGVTMIAFVAMSLKAKNIIANPADIMVILVPLIIFYLLSYIMLTVIGKMMFSRDDAIAMVFGVVMRDLSIALAIAMTAFKEQGMTIALLIALAYVIQIQSAAWYIKLVPRIFGPATVE from the coding sequence ATGTTTAATTTTTTGAAATTTCTGCAAAAAAATCTTGTTTATACTATTCCTGTTTCCATGATCTGCGGGCTTGTCGGCGGCGGGTATCTTTTTGACGCCAAACCTTTGAAGCAGCTCATTATTCCCATTACCTTCGTCATGGTCTATCCCATGATGGTGACCCTTAACGTCAAATCGATTTTCCAGGGCAAGGATACGAAGTTGCAGCTCACCACGCAGCTCATTAATTTTATTCTTGTCCCAATCATCGTCTTTGCCCTCGGCAAAATTTTCTTTGCCGGCGAAGCGGAAAAATATGGTCTGTGGGCGGTTGGTCTGTTTCTGATCGGGGTTCTGCCCGCCTCGGGGATGACCATATCCTGGACCGGATTTGCCAAGGGGAACAAAGAGGCGGCCACCAAGATGCTCGTCTTCGGACTCCTCATCGGCGCCATGGCTGCCCCGGTTTATACCAAGGTGTTCATGGGGGCCACCGTTGATGTGGATATGATGTTTATGTTTCAGGAGATCTGCATCTTCGTTTTTGTGCCGTTGGTCGCCGGGATTCTTACCCAGAATTATCTGGTCAAAAAACATGGCAAGAAGGCCTGGATGGAGATTTATAAGCCGAAATTTCCGCCCATCTCCGCCTTGGGAGTTACGATGATAGCTTTTGTGGCCATGTCCCTCAAGGCAAAAAATATCATCGCCAATCCCGCTGACATCATGGTGATTCTGGTTCCGCTGATTATTTTTTATCTTCTCTCGTATATTATGTTGACCGTGATAGGCAAGATGATGTTTTCCCGCGATGATGCCATTGCCATGGTGTTCGGCGTGGTAATGCGCGATCTGTCCATTGCCTTGGCCATTGCCATGACTGCCTTCAAGGAACAGGGTATGACCATTGCACTGCTGATTGCCCTTGCTTATGTCATTCAGATACAGTCCGCTGCCTGGTATATCAAGCTGGTGCCGAGAATTTTTGGTCCGGCCACAGTTGAGTAA
- a CDS encoding pyridine nucleotide-disulfide oxidoreductase, translating into MGKKIVIIGAVAAGPKSACHAKRLMPDAEITILDQDSLISYGGCGIPYYVSGDVNDEDQLRKTSFHMTRDVAFFENAKGVMVRTRTRALAIDRQKKCVEVQNLDSGNKEAIPYDNLVIATGSRPFVLPIPGADLDGVYTISDLHKAIAIKERLAKGMIGKAVIIGGGAIGLEMAEAFCDLWGVETSLIEFMPQVLPRIIDAPFAAMLQNHMRRHGVAIYTGEGAQAIEADENGKACRVVTAKRTIDTDIVIMAAGVRPRTDLARDAGLLVSPLGIVVNNRLQTSDPNIYAAGDCIETINLITGKKFFAPMGSLANREGRVVGDNLAGVPSTFPGVVGSFVMKAFESCIGATGLSLETARAEGFDADASISAPSDRAHFFPTESKMPMQLVFDRKTRRVLGVQAFGPMNDAVLARIDAAAALISKEGTIDDFSLLEMAYAPPFATAIDALNAAANVADNMACGRQRNIAVNDFLAWIDNPASHGDWLALDIRHPKEVEPFAEKFGPIWLGMPYAEVRRRVAELPKDKTLLIICDAGTRSYEIQVFLDSLGRTNSLVLGGGFNIISRLGVEWWPKKAV; encoded by the coding sequence ATGGGAAAAAAAATTGTCATCATCGGCGCTGTCGCCGCCGGGCCAAAGTCCGCCTGTCACGCGAAACGGCTTATGCCGGATGCGGAAATCACAATTCTTGACCAGGACAGCCTCATTTCCTATGGCGGCTGCGGTATCCCCTATTACGTCTCCGGCGACGTCAACGACGAAGACCAGTTGCGCAAAACAAGCTTTCACATGACCCGCGACGTCGCGTTTTTCGAAAATGCCAAGGGCGTCATGGTTCGCACCCGTACCCGGGCGCTGGCCATTGACCGACAAAAAAAATGCGTTGAGGTGCAAAATCTCGACAGCGGCAACAAAGAAGCGATCCCCTACGACAACCTGGTGATCGCCACCGGCAGCCGGCCCTTTGTCCTGCCCATCCCCGGCGCTGATCTGGACGGGGTTTACACCATCAGCGACCTGCACAAGGCCATTGCCATCAAGGAACGGCTGGCCAAGGGAATGATCGGCAAAGCGGTCATCATCGGCGGCGGCGCCATCGGCCTTGAAATGGCGGAGGCCTTTTGCGACCTCTGGGGTGTCGAGACCTCGCTGATCGAATTCATGCCCCAGGTTCTGCCCCGCATCATTGACGCCCCCTTTGCCGCCATGCTGCAGAACCATATGCGCCGGCACGGAGTTGCCATTTATACCGGGGAAGGCGCCCAGGCCATCGAAGCCGACGAAAACGGCAAGGCCTGCCGCGTGGTGACCGCAAAACGGACCATTGATACCGACATCGTCATCATGGCGGCCGGTGTCCGGCCCCGGACCGATCTGGCCCGCGACGCCGGACTCTTGGTTTCACCCCTGGGAATCGTGGTCAACAACCGGTTGCAGACCTCGGACCCCAATATTTATGCCGCCGGCGACTGCATTGAGACCATCAATCTCATCACCGGCAAGAAATTTTTCGCTCCCATGGGTTCCCTGGCCAATCGAGAAGGCCGGGTGGTCGGTGACAATCTGGCCGGTGTTCCCTCGACATTTCCCGGCGTTGTCGGCAGTTTCGTCATGAAGGCATTTGAAAGCTGCATCGGCGCCACCGGACTCAGCCTGGAAACGGCCCGCGCCGAAGGGTTTGACGCCGACGCCTCCATCAGCGCCCCGTCCGACCGGGCCCACTTTTTCCCCACGGAAAGCAAAATGCCCATGCAGCTGGTCTTTGACCGGAAAACACGCCGGGTGCTCGGCGTTCAGGCCTTCGGACCCATGAACGACGCGGTGCTGGCCCGCATCGATGCCGCGGCGGCCCTTATCTCCAAAGAGGGCACCATCGATGATTTCAGCCTGCTGGAAATGGCCTATGCCCCACCCTTTGCCACTGCCATTGACGCACTGAACGCCGCGGCCAACGTGGCGGACAACATGGCCTGCGGCCGCCAGCGCAATATCGCGGTCAACGACTTTCTCGCCTGGATTGACAATCCCGCCTCCCATGGCGACTGGCTTGCCCTGGACATCAGACACCCCAAGGAGGTTGAACCATTTGCCGAGAAATTCGGCCCCATCTGGCTCGGCATGCCCTATGCCGAGGTGCGCCGACGCGTTGCCGAACTGCCCAAGGACAAAACCCTGCTCATTATCTGCGATGCGGGCACCCGCTCCTATGAGATCCAGGTATTTCTCGACAGCCTCGGACGCACCAACAGCCTGGTGCTGGGCGGCGGATTTAATATTATTTCCCGGCTCGGCGTGGAATGGTGGCCGAAAAAAGCGGTTTAA
- a CDS encoding 3-dehydroquinate synthase, protein MSNESKIKKIDVGLGDRSYPITVKEGLLEEIGHFLRHRPCGKRYVVITDDRVGKLYGEKLLHSLRAPGLACDIVTFPHGEANKNLATITMLTSSLARMGVDRKDCLIALGGGVTGDITGFVAAIYMRGIAFVQVPTTLLSQVDSSVGGKTGVDIPEGKNLVGAFYQPKAVYVDSRVLRSLPFEELLNGLAEVIKYGVIYDRDFFHYLDRHRDRILALDLPVLEEVIMRCCAIKAAVVAADEKEADLRRILNYGHTLGHAVEAASDFTIAHGMAVAMGMVAVNKLAVAKSLLSREEADEIRALLAGFRLPVAIPGGLDKELMKSFLKTDKKSVSGKPFFVLPTCIGKVTITDDVPDELIDAALSS, encoded by the coding sequence ATGAGTAATGAATCAAAAATAAAAAAAATAGATGTGGGGTTGGGCGACAGATCGTATCCGATTACGGTGAAAGAGGGATTGCTGGAGGAAATCGGCCACTTTCTCCGGCATCGGCCTTGCGGCAAACGATATGTGGTCATCACCGATGACCGGGTGGGGAAACTGTATGGCGAAAAACTGCTTCATTCCCTGCGGGCGCCTGGGTTGGCATGCGATATCGTCACATTTCCCCACGGCGAGGCCAACAAGAATCTTGCCACCATTACCATGCTCACCAGTTCCCTGGCCCGTATGGGCGTCGATCGCAAGGATTGTCTCATCGCCCTCGGCGGCGGGGTCACCGGCGACATAACCGGGTTTGTCGCCGCGATTTATATGCGTGGTATTGCCTTTGTCCAGGTGCCCACTACCTTGCTGTCCCAAGTGGACAGCTCGGTGGGTGGGAAAACCGGGGTTGATATTCCTGAGGGAAAAAACCTGGTGGGTGCGTTTTACCAGCCGAAAGCGGTTTATGTCGACAGCCGTGTGCTGCGCAGCCTGCCCTTTGAAGAGCTGTTGAACGGTCTGGCCGAGGTGATTAAGTACGGTGTCATTTATGACAGGGATTTTTTTCATTACCTGGATCGCCATCGGGATCGCATTCTTGCCCTTGACCTGCCGGTTCTCGAAGAGGTGATCATGCGCTGCTGCGCCATTAAGGCAGCCGTGGTTGCGGCTGATGAAAAGGAAGCGGATCTGCGGCGCATCCTGAATTACGGTCACACTCTTGGTCATGCCGTTGAGGCGGCGTCTGATTTCACCATTGCCCACGGCATGGCGGTGGCAATGGGAATGGTGGCGGTCAATAAGCTTGCCGTGGCCAAATCGCTGCTTTCCCGGGAGGAGGCTGATGAAATCCGCGCGCTGCTTGCGGGCTTTCGACTGCCGGTGGCGATTCCCGGCGGGCTGGATAAGGAATTGATGAAATCGTTTTTGAAAACAGATAAAAAGTCGGTATCCGGCAAACCTTTTTTTGTCCTGCCCACCTGCATAGGCAAAGTTACAATAACCGATGATGTGCCGGATGAATTGATTGATGCGGCATTGTCGTCATGA
- a CDS encoding sulfate adenylyltransferase, giving the protein MAKLVAPHGGKGLVCALLHGSERQAEKDRAAGMKKIEVSARAKGDLIMMGIGGFSPLSGFMTKADWKGVCENFQMADGTFWPVPITLDISKDEANAISAGEEIALVCKGELMATMKVTEKFEMTDADKKWECEKVFKGEGDDSADDKFWKVAMEDHPGVQMVMAQKPVNIAGPVKVLSEGEYPAEYKGVYLTPAETRAMFEERGWANVAALQLRNPMHRSHEFLAKIAIEVCDGVLIHSLIGNLKPGDIPANVRVKAIDTLVEHHFVKDNVIQAGYPLDMRYAGPREGLLHATFRQNYGVNNMLIGRDHAGVGDFYGLFEAQTIFDKIPTTGDASKDLLCRPMKIDWTFYCSKCDGMASLRTCPHDKSNRVILSGTKLRKALSEGAVIPDHFGREEVLVILREYYEGLTEKVAVKMQGAASGSAM; this is encoded by the coding sequence ATGGCAAAATTAGTTGCGCCTCATGGCGGGAAAGGTCTTGTTTGTGCATTATTGCATGGCAGCGAGCGGCAGGCAGAGAAGGACAGAGCTGCCGGTATGAAAAAAATCGAGGTTAGCGCCCGCGCCAAAGGCGACCTGATCATGATGGGTATCGGCGGTTTCAGTCCGCTGAGCGGCTTCATGACCAAAGCCGACTGGAAAGGCGTTTGCGAGAATTTCCAGATGGCGGACGGTACCTTCTGGCCCGTGCCGATTACCCTTGATATTTCCAAGGACGAGGCAAACGCCATCTCTGCCGGCGAGGAAATCGCACTTGTTTGCAAGGGCGAGCTGATGGCCACCATGAAGGTCACCGAAAAATTCGAGATGACCGACGCCGACAAGAAATGGGAATGTGAGAAAGTATTCAAGGGCGAAGGCGACGACAGTGCCGATGACAAATTCTGGAAAGTTGCCATGGAAGATCATCCAGGCGTTCAGATGGTTATGGCCCAGAAGCCCGTCAACATTGCCGGCCCGGTGAAAGTTCTGTCCGAGGGCGAGTACCCCGCCGAGTACAAAGGTGTTTACCTGACCCCGGCCGAGACCCGCGCCATGTTCGAGGAAAGAGGCTGGGCAAATGTTGCCGCTCTGCAGCTTCGTAACCCCATGCATCGTTCCCATGAGTTCCTGGCCAAGATCGCCATCGAAGTATGTGACGGCGTTTTGATCCACTCATTGATCGGCAACCTGAAACCCGGTGACATTCCTGCCAACGTGCGCGTCAAGGCAATCGACACCCTGGTTGAGCATCACTTTGTAAAAGACAACGTCATCCAGGCCGGTTATCCGCTGGACATGCGTTATGCTGGTCCCCGTGAAGGTCTGCTGCATGCCACCTTCCGCCAGAACTACGGCGTCAACAACATGCTGATCGGTCGTGACCATGCAGGCGTCGGCGATTTCTACGGTCTGTTCGAAGCGCAGACAATCTTCGACAAGATCCCCACCACCGGTGATGCAAGCAAAGATCTGCTGTGCCGCCCGATGAAGATCGACTGGACCTTCTACTGCTCCAAGTGCGACGGCATGGCCTCTCTGCGCACCTGTCCGCATGACAAGTCAAATCGTGTTATCCTTTCCGGTACCAAGCTGCGGAAGGCTCTTTCCGAGGGCGCTGTTATTCCGGATCATTTCGGCCGTGAGGAAGTTCTGGTTATTCTGCGCGAGTACTATGAAGGCCTCACCGAGAAAGTTGCCGTCAAAATGCAGGGTGCTGCATCAGGATCGGCAATGTAA
- a CDS encoding flagellar export chaperone FliS → MNSAHARNAYRQSEAQSKIHPVKLIHLMYERTLVHLDMALIGIENNNPQLRGENLGKAIAIIAELNASVKEDDNSEAATFLRGLYNAILVELPGAAVKNDKQVVRQTISYMRRLKEIWEETAMAEIERKEKNKLESYGGSTGEVLEVERKVAVQGGLSFSI, encoded by the coding sequence ATGAATTCAGCTCATGCCCGCAATGCCTATCGGCAGTCCGAAGCCCAATCAAAAATTCACCCGGTAAAGCTCATCCATCTCATGTATGAAAGGACCTTGGTTCATCTTGATATGGCACTGATCGGTATTGAAAATAATAATCCGCAACTGAGGGGAGAAAATCTGGGCAAAGCCATTGCCATAATTGCCGAATTGAATGCCTCGGTGAAAGAGGATGACAATTCCGAGGCCGCCACGTTTCTGCGGGGCCTTTACAATGCAATCCTGGTGGAGCTGCCAGGGGCCGCGGTTAAGAACGACAAACAAGTCGTGCGCCAGACCATATCGTATATGCGTCGTTTAAAAGAGATATGGGAAGAAACCGCCATGGCTGAAATTGAAAGAAAGGAAAAGAATAAGCTCGAGTCTTACGGCGGGTCGACAGGAGAGGTTTTGGAAGTCGAACGTAAGGTTGCCGTTCAGGGCGGATTGTCTTTTTCCATTTAA